One Bradyrhizobium sp. ISRA464 genomic window carries:
- a CDS encoding adenylate/guanylate cyclase domain-containing protein, with protein sequence MFCDLVGSTEISARLDPEDMRDVIRAYQDACSGAVARYEGFVARFMGDGILAYFGFPRAHEDEAERAIRSGLDIVDAVAKLETPARRKLAVRVGIATGIVVVGDLIGQGPGQERDVVGETPNLAARLQVLAAPGTVVIAEATMRLVGRTFDLASLGVHALKGFETPVPVWSVLRDARTSTRFEAFRSHGLSPMVNRERETALLRDRWQRSRNGEGHVVLISGEAGIGKSRIVAALAEHATASPHVAIRYQCSPHHVNNALYPILSEIGRAAGLVDDESPTAKLDKLEGILVRHGLDAREYAPILAGALSIPAADRYPPIDLTAAEQKERTISALVVFFAARARRVPALALLEDAHWIDPTSLVVLGRLFEQVPALSALIVVTARPEFISPWENQANLSALHLSPLPKDETTAMVHGVAGGKALPAKILEEIIVKTDGVPLFVEELTKTVMESGLLREEGDSYQLVSGRTPIAIPSTLQDSLLARLDRLNSVKDIAQIGAAIGREFSHRLLEEVSSMRGAALMDALDKLIAANIIHRNGDPPEAVYTFKHALLRDSAYQLMIRGRRRDVHRSIVRILETRFPQIVETQPEIAAMHHEHGGNPARAADYYRLAGSRAAARSANVEALAYLNDGLRVIETLPSGAERDRLELQVQLLRAGALRGTKGYSAPETGDAIRRAYTLSQSVGEPAQLLLTLAGLYAYHLVHSETMRAGEIAEELLTLARQQGDTNYIMIGLRSIGCVQFQLGHQTAALDHFEQSLSLYDPVAHGPLASSFGLDHKEVAASFRSTTLWLLGRPAQAEASQQEALSHAESLKHLPSICQALIYSALLRVLARDHPGVIESATQGIHLARRLSFDLMEHGASFFLAAARRGQVPPEELLPVMLNAADLWWATGARQYQGYVLTVIAETYLDAHQPEKGLSVVAQAKELLEATDERWAEAELYRVEGMLLLAFPERRIAEGEACLRKAIAVARDRAALSWELRASVDLARLLGSIGRAAEGKALVEAVYGRFDEGFDSVDLAAARAILVPHTSTA encoded by the coding sequence ATGTTCTGCGATCTCGTGGGGTCGACCGAGATTTCGGCGCGGCTCGACCCCGAAGACATGCGCGACGTGATCCGCGCCTATCAGGATGCGTGCTCGGGGGCGGTCGCCCGCTACGAGGGTTTCGTTGCGCGGTTCATGGGCGACGGCATCCTCGCCTATTTCGGCTTCCCACGCGCGCATGAGGATGAGGCCGAGCGCGCGATCAGGTCGGGCCTCGATATCGTGGACGCCGTCGCGAAGCTGGAGACGCCGGCGCGACGCAAGCTCGCGGTTCGGGTCGGCATCGCCACCGGCATCGTCGTGGTCGGCGATCTCATCGGACAAGGTCCCGGTCAGGAAAGGGACGTCGTTGGCGAGACGCCCAATCTGGCGGCGCGACTGCAGGTGCTGGCAGCGCCCGGCACCGTGGTGATCGCCGAAGCCACCATGCGATTGGTCGGCAGGACTTTCGATCTGGCGTCGCTCGGCGTTCACGCGCTCAAGGGGTTCGAAACGCCGGTCCCGGTCTGGTCGGTCCTGCGCGATGCCCGGACCAGCACCCGCTTCGAAGCGTTCAGATCGCACGGACTTTCGCCCATGGTCAACCGCGAGCGGGAGACCGCGCTGCTGCGGGACCGCTGGCAGCGCTCGCGGAATGGCGAGGGACATGTGGTGCTCATCTCTGGCGAAGCGGGGATCGGAAAGTCGCGCATTGTGGCCGCGCTTGCCGAACACGCCACCGCGTCGCCCCACGTCGCGATCCGCTATCAATGCTCGCCCCATCACGTGAACAACGCGCTCTACCCGATCTTGAGCGAAATCGGGCGAGCGGCGGGACTGGTCGACGACGAATCGCCGACGGCGAAGCTCGACAAGCTCGAAGGCATTCTCGTGCGCCATGGGCTGGACGCTCGTGAGTACGCACCGATCCTTGCCGGGGCGCTCTCGATCCCTGCGGCCGATCGCTATCCCCCAATCGATCTGACGGCGGCGGAACAGAAAGAGCGGACAATCTCGGCTCTGGTGGTGTTTTTCGCAGCCAGAGCCCGGCGCGTCCCCGCACTTGCATTGCTCGAAGACGCGCATTGGATCGACCCGACGTCACTCGTCGTGCTGGGACGCTTGTTCGAGCAAGTGCCCGCCCTGAGCGCGCTCATCGTCGTTACGGCCCGTCCCGAGTTCATCTCCCCCTGGGAAAATCAGGCCAATCTGTCCGCCCTACACCTCAGCCCGCTTCCGAAGGACGAGACGACGGCCATGGTCCACGGCGTGGCCGGGGGCAAAGCGCTGCCGGCCAAGATCCTGGAAGAGATCATCGTCAAGACCGACGGGGTGCCGCTGTTCGTCGAGGAACTGACGAAAACCGTCATGGAGTCGGGTCTGCTCCGCGAAGAGGGCGACTCCTATCAGCTTGTTTCAGGACGGACGCCGATCGCGATCCCGTCGACGCTGCAGGACTCGCTGCTGGCCCGGTTGGACCGGCTCAATTCGGTGAAGGACATCGCCCAGATCGGTGCGGCGATCGGGCGCGAATTTTCACACCGTCTCCTCGAGGAAGTCTCGAGCATGCGCGGCGCGGCGCTCATGGACGCGCTCGACAAGCTGATCGCCGCCAACATCATCCATCGCAACGGAGACCCGCCCGAGGCCGTCTATACGTTCAAGCACGCGCTGCTGCGCGACTCCGCCTATCAGCTCATGATCCGCGGGCGGCGCCGCGACGTGCATCGCAGCATCGTCAGGATCCTCGAGACACGATTTCCGCAGATCGTGGAAACCCAGCCCGAGATTGCGGCCATGCATCACGAGCACGGCGGCAACCCTGCGCGCGCCGCCGACTATTATCGGCTCGCCGGCAGCCGCGCTGCGGCGCGTTCGGCCAACGTCGAAGCCCTCGCCTATCTGAATGACGGATTGCGCGTTATCGAGACGTTGCCGTCGGGCGCCGAGCGTGACCGCCTGGAGCTGCAGGTGCAGTTGCTCCGCGCAGGAGCCCTGCGCGGCACCAAGGGCTATTCCGCGCCGGAAACCGGCGACGCCATCCGCCGCGCTTACACGCTGAGCCAAAGCGTCGGCGAGCCGGCGCAATTGCTGCTGACGCTCGCCGGCCTCTATGCCTACCACCTCGTCCATTCCGAGACGATGCGAGCCGGGGAGATCGCCGAGGAACTGCTGACCCTCGCGCGGCAGCAAGGCGACACCAACTACATTATGATCGGGCTGCGCAGCATCGGATGCGTGCAGTTTCAACTCGGACATCAAACCGCCGCGCTCGACCACTTCGAGCAATCGCTGTCGCTGTACGATCCGGTGGCGCATGGTCCGCTCGCTTCGTCGTTTGGGCTGGATCACAAGGAGGTCGCGGCCTCGTTCCGCTCGACCACGCTCTGGCTGCTCGGACGGCCCGCTCAAGCCGAGGCTTCGCAACAGGAAGCCCTGTCTCACGCCGAGAGCCTGAAACATCTACCCAGCATCTGCCAGGCGCTGATCTACAGCGCGCTGCTTCGCGTGCTGGCGCGCGACCACCCCGGCGTGATCGAATCGGCCACCCAGGGAATCCATCTGGCCCGGCGTCTTTCGTTCGACTTGATGGAGCACGGCGCGAGCTTCTTCCTTGCCGCGGCGCGACGCGGCCAGGTACCACCGGAAGAATTGCTGCCGGTGATGCTGAACGCTGCGGATCTGTGGTGGGCTACCGGTGCTCGCCAGTACCAAGGCTACGTCCTGACGGTGATCGCAGAGACCTATCTCGACGCGCATCAGCCTGAAAAAGGTCTGTCAGTCGTCGCGCAGGCCAAGGAATTGCTCGAGGCAACCGACGAGCGATGGGCCGAGGCCGAACTCTATCGCGTCGAAGGCATGCTGCTGCTCGCGTTTCCGGAACGACGGATCGCCGAGGGCGAGGCTTGCCTGCGCAAGGCGATCGCCGTCGCGCGCGACCGAGCGGCGCTGTCATGGGAATTGCGTGCCTCGGTCGACTTGGCTCGTCTGCTGGGGAGCATTGGACGCGCCGCCGAAGGCAAGGCGCTGGTGGAAGCGGTTTATGGCCGTTTCGACGAAGGCTTCGACAGCGTCGATCTTGCGGCTGCGCGCGCGATCCTAGTGCCGCACACGTCTACCGCCTAA
- a CDS encoding NAD(P)/FAD-dependent oxidoreductase: protein MTSAEVCVIGGGPSGAAFAARLAGLGHEVILIERSAFPRSRVGEAMAPSVWTVLDLLGICDDVAQAGFVRVEKSVLRWAAEADEDVSPPPGRFGLIVDRGRFDAILLDAARRAGVRVLQPARAKAPRACPEGWRVPVETGEGSLLVSARFLVDAAGRYSNIRKTEPPAGPLTAALSGHWRDTPLVPGPNRVEAGRTCWYWGAPRSDGGFCAMVFVDGGQCRGRRRRDIEAEYRDRLSESLLLRDCLRGKLDGGVRLHEATPHQSAVCVTENSIKVGEASFSLDPLSSQGVQAAMNSGLQAAIVVHTMLTRPEDAGAAITFYRDARKDTVERHRAAAARHYAAVAGTTSAPFWHERAAIPQAPAWPMPLRSPRTFVGKMRLSRDVHIADVPIIERDRVTLRKGLHHPALERPFAYLDGVAVETLLECMAQSDSLEALGHQLGRDTSRERGRRMVSWLVERRILEASE, encoded by the coding sequence TTGACGAGCGCCGAAGTCTGCGTGATCGGCGGCGGGCCGTCCGGCGCGGCGTTCGCGGCGCGGCTCGCAGGGCTCGGCCACGAAGTCATCCTGATCGAGCGGAGCGCATTTCCGCGTTCGCGTGTCGGCGAGGCGATGGCGCCGTCGGTCTGGACTGTTCTCGACCTTCTCGGGATCTGCGACGACGTTGCGCAAGCCGGGTTCGTGCGGGTTGAGAAATCCGTGCTGCGATGGGCCGCTGAGGCCGACGAGGACGTGTCGCCGCCACCCGGTCGCTTTGGCTTGATCGTCGACCGCGGACGCTTCGACGCAATTCTCCTTGATGCGGCGAGGAGGGCCGGCGTGCGCGTCCTCCAGCCGGCAAGGGCGAAGGCGCCGCGTGCGTGCCCTGAGGGATGGCGCGTTCCGGTCGAGACGGGCGAAGGCAGCTTGCTGGTCTCGGCCCGGTTTCTCGTCGATGCCGCGGGCCGCTACTCCAATATCCGCAAGACGGAGCCGCCGGCGGGACCCCTGACAGCGGCGCTGTCGGGGCATTGGCGTGATACCCCGCTCGTCCCCGGTCCCAACCGCGTCGAGGCAGGACGGACCTGTTGGTACTGGGGCGCGCCACGATCGGACGGCGGGTTTTGCGCCATGGTCTTCGTCGATGGCGGCCAATGTCGCGGCCGGCGCCGGCGCGATATCGAAGCCGAATATCGGGACCGGCTTTCGGAGTCGTTGCTGCTGCGGGATTGTCTGCGCGGCAAGCTGGACGGCGGAGTCCGGCTCCACGAAGCCACGCCGCATCAGAGCGCCGTGTGCGTGACGGAAAATTCGATCAAGGTCGGGGAGGCGAGCTTCTCGCTCGATCCGCTGTCGTCGCAGGGCGTTCAGGCAGCGATGAATTCCGGCCTCCAGGCCGCGATCGTGGTCCATACCATGCTCACACGTCCCGAAGATGCGGGGGCCGCCATAACCTTCTATCGGGACGCCCGGAAGGACACGGTTGAGCGGCATCGCGCGGCAGCGGCGCGACACTATGCGGCGGTGGCGGGCACGACGTCGGCCCCGTTCTGGCACGAGCGCGCGGCCATACCGCAAGCTCCGGCGTGGCCGATGCCGCTGCGGTCGCCACGGACATTCGTTGGAAAGATGCGCCTGTCGCGCGATGTTCACATTGCCGATGTGCCAATCATCGAACGCGACCGCGTTACTTTGCGCAAGGGCCTGCATCATCCGGCGCTTGAGCGCCCGTTCGCCTATCTCGACGGGGTCGCGGTCGAGACGCTGCTGGAGTGCATGGCGCAGAGCGACAGCCTTGAGGCGCTTGGACACCAATTGGGGCGGGACACCAGTCGTGAGCGCGGGCGGCGCATGGTGTCGTGGTTGGTTGAGCGCAGGATCCTTGAGGCGTCGGAATGA
- a CDS encoding MFS transporter: protein MSDSRSGRHWPRFSGPPFYGTAAALVFGDVFFATNDPFMGVLASLATFAVGFVARPFGALIFGHLGDKVGRKKSLIITLAVMGMATTLIGILPSFHSVGIMAAVMLVVLRLVQGIAVGGEWGGAVLIATEHAPAKWRTFLASAPQYGSPIGLILATLAFRAVSALPQQDFQSWGWRIPFILSGVLVIVAFIIRAGVNESPEMVAQLNKAPSHDVVPVREVLKTRKKAVALGIGLSLLGIAGFYFITTLMISYTTTYLNIQRSQILDIISWVGIVELASFPVGSYIATKIGERRLLLFTTGAACLWSAPMMMLVVSGSVANIAIGILVATFLIGAYYAVIASYLPRAFSVRMRYTGISLSFQLCGAIFGGTTPLVGVWLAHAYGVQWGPLAALFALIAGGAFLSIWFLPVEDEAFAKVALGRADRSAYAVNS, encoded by the coding sequence TTGAGCGACAGCCGATCAGGGCGGCACTGGCCGCGTTTCTCGGGACCGCCATTTTACGGGACGGCTGCCGCGCTGGTATTCGGCGATGTGTTCTTCGCCACCAACGATCCCTTCATGGGCGTTCTGGCGTCACTCGCGACTTTCGCGGTCGGCTTCGTGGCCCGGCCGTTCGGCGCGCTGATCTTCGGGCATCTCGGTGACAAGGTCGGCCGCAAGAAGAGCCTGATCATCACGCTGGCCGTGATGGGCATGGCGACCACATTGATCGGTATCCTCCCCAGCTTTCATTCCGTCGGCATTATGGCCGCCGTTATGCTCGTGGTGCTGCGTCTCGTCCAGGGAATCGCCGTCGGCGGCGAGTGGGGTGGCGCGGTGCTGATCGCCACCGAGCATGCTCCGGCGAAATGGCGGACGTTCCTTGCGTCCGCGCCGCAATACGGCAGCCCGATCGGTCTTATCCTGGCGACGCTCGCGTTCCGCGCGGTGTCCGCGCTGCCGCAGCAGGACTTTCAGTCGTGGGGCTGGCGGATTCCGTTCATCCTCAGCGGCGTGCTGGTGATCGTAGCCTTCATCATCCGTGCCGGCGTCAATGAAAGCCCCGAGATGGTCGCGCAGCTCAACAAGGCGCCGTCCCACGACGTCGTTCCGGTCCGCGAGGTGCTGAAAACCAGGAAGAAGGCGGTTGCGCTCGGCATCGGCCTGAGCCTGCTAGGCATCGCCGGATTCTATTTCATCACCACGCTGATGATCAGCTACACGACAACCTATCTGAACATCCAGCGCAGCCAGATCCTCGACATCATCTCCTGGGTCGGCATCGTCGAGCTCGCCTCGTTCCCGGTCGGGTCGTACATCGCCACCAAGATCGGCGAGCGGCGCCTGCTGCTGTTTACGACCGGCGCCGCCTGCCTCTGGTCGGCCCCGATGATGATGCTGGTGGTGTCGGGCAGTGTTGCGAACATTGCGATCGGCATCCTGGTCGCGACCTTCCTGATCGGCGCCTACTACGCGGTGATCGCCTCCTATTTGCCGCGCGCATTTTCGGTGCGCATGCGCTACACCGGCATTTCGCTGAGCTTCCAGCTCTGCGGCGCGATCTTCGGCGGCACCACGCCGCTGGTCGGTGTCTGGCTGGCCCACGCCTATGGCGTTCAGTGGGGGCCGCTGGCGGCGCTGTTCGCGCTCATTGCCGGCGGTGCGTTCCTGTCGATCTGGTTCCTGCCTGTCGAGGATGAAGCCTTCGCCAAGGTTGCGCTCGGCCGGGCGGATCGCTCCGCCTACGCCGTCAACAGCTAG
- a CDS encoding GntR family transcriptional regulator, producing MFLQVDRSSLYETVYSQIALALIEGQLQPDDKVRIRALADQLGVSVTPVRDALLRLVKERALEMRGLKDIRVPRMRVEQLQEVRLIRLRLEGLAAQLAASRIDRTSEVMLTRILEENEEARTKGDTVTAIKLNRLFHSKIAEIAGLPVLHDMIENMRLRMGPLIAAVYVSGGRPMIAYHYEILDALRKRDPAAAEAAIQADINATAEILLQSGLLLSNEVATNHAGLKALA from the coding sequence ATGTTTTTACAGGTCGATCGCAGCAGCCTGTACGAGACCGTGTACTCGCAGATTGCCCTTGCCCTGATCGAGGGGCAGCTGCAGCCGGACGACAAGGTCCGGATCCGGGCCCTCGCCGATCAGCTCGGTGTCAGCGTCACGCCGGTGCGCGACGCCCTGCTCCGCCTCGTCAAGGAACGGGCACTGGAGATGCGCGGGCTGAAGGACATCCGCGTTCCACGGATGCGTGTCGAGCAGTTGCAGGAGGTGCGGCTGATCCGGTTACGCCTGGAAGGCCTCGCCGCCCAGCTCGCCGCCTCGCGCATCGACCGCACCTCGGAGGTGATGCTGACGCGCATCCTCGAGGAGAACGAAGAGGCGCGGACCAAGGGCGACACCGTCACCGCCATCAAGCTCAACCGGCTGTTTCACTCCAAGATCGCCGAGATCGCGGGTCTGCCCGTGCTGCACGACATGATCGAGAACATGCGGCTGCGGATGGGGCCGCTGATCGCGGCGGTCTATGTCTCGGGCGGACGGCCCATGATCGCCTATCACTACGAAATCCTCGACGCGCTCAGGAAGCGCGACCCCGCCGCCGCGGAAGCCGCCATCCAGGCCGACATCAATGCGACAGCGGAAATCCTGCTGCAGTCAGGGCTTCTGCTGTCGAACGAGGTGGCGACAAACCACGCGGGATTGAAGGCGCTGGCTTGA
- a CDS encoding phosphotransferase encodes MNDVATLSESPASAGDVLSSHCTLLPLAEVEDLVARIYGLSGSVTRLLSERDETFKFVATTGDAYVLKIANPVEDPASLAFQDGALMHLKATAPDVPVPRLISTLQGVRSYDLALAGGAVRKVRLLSYLDGDQLYRLPASTARNHNLGRVLAILGQGLAGFQGRPPAGKLLWDISHTLDLADLVGHVGDERQPLVRGVLDAFAQEIPQAAGSLPHQIIHNDFNPHNILVDPALPLEIAGIIDFGDMVFAPRVNDLAVALAYHLATGDWQNLAGAILRGYGTVTRLEVDEVRVLPVLIKARVAMSIIISEWRAASRPDNRDYILRNHHAAWQGLQRLSGLSASDLERFVSSNCEG; translated from the coding sequence ATGAATGATGTGGCGACTCTAAGCGAATCTCCTGCTTCGGCCGGCGATGTGCTGTCGTCGCATTGCACGCTGCTGCCGCTCGCCGAGGTCGAGGATCTGGTCGCGCGGATCTACGGTCTGTCAGGCTCGGTGACCCGGCTGTTGAGCGAGCGCGACGAAACCTTCAAATTCGTCGCCACGACAGGCGATGCCTATGTGCTGAAGATCGCCAATCCCGTCGAAGATCCGGCTTCGCTGGCCTTTCAGGACGGCGCGCTGATGCATCTGAAGGCGACGGCGCCTGACGTTCCGGTGCCGCGGCTTATTTCCACCCTGCAGGGCGTGCGCAGCTACGATCTGGCCTTGGCGGGCGGTGCGGTCCGGAAGGTGCGGCTGCTCAGCTACCTCGACGGCGACCAGCTCTATCGTCTGCCGGCATCAACCGCTCGCAACCACAATCTCGGCCGTGTGCTGGCGATTCTCGGTCAGGGGCTCGCCGGCTTTCAGGGACGTCCGCCCGCCGGCAAGCTGCTCTGGGACATCAGCCATACGCTCGATCTCGCGGATCTCGTCGGGCATGTCGGCGACGAGCGGCAGCCGCTCGTGCGCGGCGTGCTCGATGCCTTTGCGCAAGAAATTCCGCAGGCAGCGGGCTCGCTGCCGCACCAGATCATCCACAACGATTTCAATCCCCACAACATCCTGGTCGATCCGGCGTTGCCGCTGGAGATCGCGGGGATCATAGATTTCGGCGACATGGTGTTTGCCCCGCGCGTCAACGATCTCGCCGTGGCGCTTGCCTATCACCTGGCGACCGGCGATTGGCAAAACCTCGCGGGCGCGATCCTGCGCGGCTACGGCACCGTGACGCGGCTCGAGGTCGATGAGGTCCGCGTGCTTCCGGTCCTTATCAAGGCACGGGTGGCGATGTCGATCATCATCTCGGAATGGCGGGCGGCGAGCCGGCCCGACAACAGGGACTACATCCTGCGAAACCATCACGCTGCCTGGCAGGGCCTGCAGCGTCTGTCCGGACTGTCCGCGTCCGATCTCGAGCGGTTCGTCTCATCCAATTGCGAGGGTTAA
- a CDS encoding aspartate aminotransferase family protein → MAMVNAFTAEDFARLNPEEQRLIERRQRVLGTAYRLFYERPLHIVKGEGVWLYDASGNKYLDAYNNVASMGHCHPRVVEAITRQTGILNTHTRYLHEAIISYAEALTATFPAALSQVMFACTGSEANDLAVRIGRHVTGGTGIIVTSLAYHGLTGAVAEFSPSLGEFVHLGGHVRTVPAPDSYRAAPGDMAERFGRDVRAAIADLERHGIKPALLIVDTIFSSDGVMAEPKGFLKPAVDAIRAAGGLFIADEVQPGFGRTGDAMWGFLRHGVAPDMVTIGKPMGNGYPMSGVIVRPEVVAEFGERARYFNTFGGNPVAAAAGLAVLDIIKDEGLQVNAADVGAYMRQGLQQLGRDFPQIGDVRGAGLFIGVEIVADPSAKTPDVATTTRLVNGLRERRVLISASGPNANVLKIRPPLVFSRDNADTLIAALRDVLASL, encoded by the coding sequence ATGGCCATGGTCAACGCCTTCACCGCCGAGGACTTCGCCCGGCTCAATCCCGAGGAGCAGCGTCTGATCGAGCGGCGGCAGCGCGTGCTCGGCACCGCCTATCGGCTGTTCTATGAGCGGCCGTTGCACATCGTGAAGGGCGAGGGCGTCTGGCTCTATGATGCCAGCGGCAACAAATATCTCGACGCCTACAACAACGTCGCCTCGATGGGGCACTGCCATCCAAGGGTGGTCGAGGCGATCACGCGGCAGACCGGCATCCTCAACACGCATACGCGCTACCTGCACGAAGCCATCATTTCCTATGCCGAGGCGCTGACGGCGACGTTTCCCGCCGCGCTTAGCCAGGTCATGTTCGCCTGCACGGGCAGCGAGGCCAATGATCTCGCAGTGCGCATCGGCCGTCACGTGACCGGCGGCACCGGCATCATCGTGACGAGCCTCGCCTATCACGGCCTCACCGGCGCGGTCGCCGAATTCTCGCCGTCGCTCGGCGAATTCGTGCATCTCGGCGGCCATGTCAGGACCGTACCGGCGCCCGATTCCTACCGCGCGGCGCCGGGCGACATGGCGGAGCGCTTCGGACGCGACGTGCGCGCCGCGATCGCCGATCTCGAGCGGCACGGCATCAAGCCGGCGCTGCTGATCGTGGATACGATCTTCTCCAGCGACGGTGTAATGGCCGAGCCCAAGGGCTTCCTGAAGCCCGCGGTCGATGCCATTCGCGCGGCCGGCGGTCTCTTCATCGCCGACGAAGTGCAGCCCGGCTTCGGCCGCACCGGCGATGCGATGTGGGGCTTCCTGCGCCATGGCGTTGCGCCCGACATGGTCACCATCGGCAAGCCGATGGGTAATGGCTATCCGATGTCCGGCGTCATCGTCCGGCCTGAGGTCGTCGCGGAGTTTGGCGAGCGGGCACGCTATTTCAACACCTTCGGCGGCAATCCCGTGGCTGCCGCGGCAGGCTTGGCCGTGCTCGACATCATCAAGGATGAAGGGTTGCAGGTGAACGCGGCCGATGTCGGCGCCTACATGCGCCAGGGATTGCAGCAGCTCGGCCGCGACTTCCCGCAGATCGGCGACGTGCGCGGCGCCGGCCTGTTCATCGGTGTCGAGATCGTCGCTGATCCCTCGGCGAAAACGCCGGATGTGGCGACGACGACGCGGCTGGTCAACGGCTTGCGGGAGCGCCGCGTTCTGATCAGCGCCTCGGGGCCGAATGCCAACGTGCTCAAGATCCGTCCGCCGCTGGTGTTCTCGCGTGACAATGCGGACACGCTCATCGCGGCCCTGCGTGACGTGCTGGCTTCGCTGTAG
- a CDS encoding radical SAM protein — protein sequence MITASLPDASPDVHLFDTEFGPHALLADASQVFALDEETREELLRAAGLGPGAVREAIGLSRPLSTAMAAPRDPPLRSLSLAVAQACNLGCTYCYAQEGSFGGKAKEMAWRTAETAVRRLFADAERGDTLHISFLGGEPLAARELLRDATELAMRLVRAKGANAKFSVTTNGTLLRPDDGEFFERHRFAVTVSLDGIGAVHDRQRPFKNGRGSYQRAIENVMPLLAMQRRMQISARVTVTPDNLDLRETLDGFAELGFTSVGFSPVLRSPTGKSELAASDFEVLLAQMVACGREFERRMAQGKRYPFANMHSAMREIHRGTHRPYPCGAGAGYFGVSADGNMFACHRFVDDDAGAMGHVETGVDRARQRQWLEERLVDRQEPCRSCWARYLCGGGCHHEVIARGRPACDFIRGWLEYCLQAYVRLSVLRPDYFSGAAAPDGRAAVDVAALP from the coding sequence ATGATCACGGCGAGCCTGCCCGACGCGTCGCCTGACGTTCATCTGTTCGATACCGAATTCGGGCCGCACGCCCTGCTGGCGGACGCCTCGCAGGTCTTCGCGCTCGACGAAGAGACCAGGGAAGAGCTGCTTCGTGCGGCGGGGCTCGGTCCGGGCGCGGTGCGTGAAGCGATAGGGTTGTCGCGTCCGCTCTCAACGGCCATGGCGGCGCCGCGCGATCCGCCGCTGCGGTCGTTGTCGCTCGCGGTCGCGCAAGCCTGCAATCTCGGCTGCACTTACTGCTACGCGCAGGAGGGCAGCTTCGGCGGCAAGGCCAAGGAGATGGCATGGCGCACGGCTGAAACGGCGGTGCGCAGACTGTTCGCCGACGCGGAGAGGGGAGACACGCTCCATATCTCGTTCCTGGGGGGCGAGCCGCTTGCGGCGCGCGAATTGCTCCGTGACGCGACCGAGCTTGCAATGAGGCTGGTGCGTGCCAAGGGCGCCAACGCCAAATTCTCGGTCACGACCAACGGCACGCTGCTGCGGCCGGATGACGGCGAGTTCTTCGAGCGACATCGATTTGCGGTGACGGTGAGCCTCGACGGCATCGGGGCCGTTCACGATCGGCAGCGGCCGTTCAAGAACGGGCGCGGCAGCTATCAGCGGGCGATCGAGAATGTGATGCCGTTGCTCGCGATGCAGCGCCGCATGCAGATTTCCGCGCGTGTCACGGTGACGCCGGACAATCTCGATCTTCGCGAAACCCTGGACGGGTTCGCCGAGCTGGGATTCACCAGCGTCGGGTTCTCCCCGGTGCTGCGTTCGCCGACCGGCAAGAGCGAGCTTGCTGCGTCCGACTTCGAGGTGCTGCTCGCGCAGATGGTCGCCTGCGGGCGCGAGTTTGAGCGTCGCATGGCGCAGGGCAAGCGCTATCCGTTCGCCAACATGCACAGCGCGATGCGCGAGATCCATCGCGGCACCCATCGTCCCTATCCCTGCGGCGCAGGCGCGGGGTATTTCGGTGTGTCGGCCGATGGCAACATGTTCGCCTGCCATCGCTTCGTCGATGATGACGCCGGCGCGATGGGGCACGTCGAGACAGGCGTCGACCGGGCGCGTCAGCGGCAATGGCTCGAGGAACGTCTGGTCGATCGGCAGGAGCCCTGCCGCTCCTGTTGGGCGCGCTACCTCTGCGGCGGCGGCTGCCATCACGAGGTGATCGCCCGGGGACGGCCGGCTTGCGATTTCATCAGAGGATGGCTGGAGTATTGCCTGCAGGCCTATGTGAGGCTCTCCGTGCTTCGTCCTGACTATTTCAGCGGCGCGGCGGCCCCCGATGGTCGGGCTGCAGTCGACGTCGCGGCGTTGCCGTGA